From one Colletotrichum destructivum chromosome 3, complete sequence genomic stretch:
- a CDS encoding Putative homogentisate 1,2-dioxygenase, rmlC-like cupin domain superfamily, rmlC-like jelly roll, whose translation MGSIAPSSQRYPKVPDPVPGFGASAQHALTTEPAPADPYVYQVGFGNRFSSEAIPGTLPRSCNAPQKVKYNLYSEQLNGSTFVAPRTIIQHAWFYRILPSVAHGDLKKMPRNTDIESRFSSGNENVEFVPGALCWRAFPMPEAIGPSVDFVQGLKTIVGHGDPTSKDGLAVHVYTANASMKNRAFCSNDGDMLFVPQVGRLDIQTEFGRLMVRPGELVVVQAGIRFKVDLPDGPVRGYIQEVFGSRYELPELGPLGSNGMALPRDFEFPVASFDMDKTEWEIIYKLAGKLWSCKQNHTPFDVVAWDGNYVPFKYAAEKFVNAAFVDKDQADPSLYTVLTVKSKIPGVPATDVMFFTPKWSSATNAYRPPYYHRNMATEVVGVVYGDYKGTSRNLEAGGLSFQSSYSPHGETHEAFVQATTSELTSQRVGEGFLGFMFQISTHCAVTQYALERSGVLEVPPASLWDSMQGHFFEHVEEVNEDLRRRGLPPLGSGPSR comes from the exons ATGGGATCCATCGCGCCCAGTTCCCAAAGATACCCCAAGGTCCCAGACCCCGTGCCGGGCTTTGGGGCATCGGCCCAACATGCCCTTACCACGGAGCCCGCTCCGGCGGATCCGTACGTCTACCAAGTTGGATTTGGGAATAGATTCTCTTCTGAAGCCAT TCCGGGGACTCTTCCTCGTTCTTGCAACGCCCCGCAGAAGGTCAAATACAACCTCTATTCGGAGCAGTTAAATGGCTCGACATTTGTTGCGCCCCGAACGATTATCCAGCATGCATGGTTTTACCGTATTTTACCCTCCGTGGCTCATGGAGATCTCAAAAAGATGCCGCGAAACACAGAC ATCGAGTCACGGTTTTCTTCCGGGAACGAAAATGTCGAGTTCGTTCCCGGTGCGCTCTGTTGGAGAGCGTTTCCAATGCCGGAGGCCATCGGCCCGAGTGTGGACTTTGTTCAGGGCCTCAAGACAATAGTCGGACACGGAGACCCGACGAGCAAGGACGGGCTAGCCGTGCATGTGTACACCGCAAACGCATCGATGAAGAACCGCGCTTTCTGCAGCAATGACGGGGACATGCTTTTCGTTCCTCAAGTTGGTAGGCTGGATATCCAAACCGAGTTCGGGAG ATTGATGGTACGGCCTGGAGAGCTGGTGGTTGTTCAGGCTGGCATCCGGTTCAAGGTCGACTTACCAGATGGTCCAGTCCGGGGTT ATATCCAAGAGGTGTTCGGCAGTCGATACGAACTACCAGAGCTGGGACCACTTGGAAGCAACGGAATGGCTCTACCGCGCGATTTCGAGTTCCCCGTAGCCTCCTTCGACATGGACAAGACGGAATGGGAGA TCATCTACAAGCTGGCCGGGAAACTATGGTCATGCAAGCAAAACCACACCCCGTTCGATGTCGTTGCTTGGGACGGCAA TTACGTGCCCTTCAAGTACGCGGCCGAAAAGTTTGTCAACGCAGCCTTTGTCGACAAGGACCAAGCCGATCCTAGTCTGTATACTGTCCTGACGGTGAAATCCAAAATACCTGGTGTTCCTGCTACAGATGTTATGTTCTTCACGCCGAAgtggtcctcggcgacgaacGCCTATCGACCTCCT TACTACCACAGAAACATGGCTACAGAAGTTGTGGGGGTAGTGTATGGCGACTATAAGGGCACAAGCCGCAACTTAGAGGCTGGTGGTCTTAGTTTCCAGTCAAGCTACTCACCCCATGGAG AAACGCATGAAGCATTCGTTCAAGCGACGACCAGCGAACTCACGAGTCAACGTGTGGGAGAGGGATTTCTCG GATTCATGTTCCAAATCAGCACACATTGCGCGGTAACACAATATGCTTTGGAGAGAAGCGGGGTATTGGAAG TACCACCGGCATCTCTATGGGACTCGATGCAAGGTCACTTTTTCGAGCACGTAGAGGAGGTCAACGAAGACCTGAGAAGGCGAGGGCTGCCACCCCTGGGATCGGGACCGAGCCGTTGA
- a CDS encoding Putative bacterial bifunctional deaminase-reductase, dihydrofolate reductase-like domain superfamily, translating to MAETLQIPDEDAAWLSPHLPSESAIQSAGHQNRPFVTLTFATSLDSSLSLAPGVRTRLSGPESKAMTHYLRRQHAAILVGVGTVLADDPGLNCRIAGAGLDAQPRPVVLDPRGRWDFTEHSKVFEIARAGKGLAPFVLAGAAAIDSERQQVLEAHGGKFVVLDTQKDEPRFDWPSILSVLHDEGLDSVMIEGGGQVINSLLSPEYHQVVDAVILTLAPTWLGRGGVVVSPDRVHTSEGTPMPAARLADAAWHQFGEDIVLCGKLRRGD from the coding sequence ATGGCGGAAACACTTCAAATCCCGGACGAGGATGCTGCCTGGCTGTCTCCGCATCTGCCGTCAGAATCTGCCATCCAGTCAGCCGGGCACCAAAACCGTCCATTCGTCACTCTGACCTTCGCCACATCGTTGGACTCCTCACTTTCACTCGCTCCTGGAGTGCGTACACGCCTCTCCGGTCCCGAATCCAAAGCTATGACGCACTACCTGCGTCGCCAGCATGCCGCTATTCTCGTTGGAGTCGGGACTGTCCTTGCCGACGACCCAGGCTTGAACTGCCGTATCGCAGGTGCGGGTCTTGACGCCCAGCCTCGACCCGTCGTACTGGATCCTCGCGGCCGGTGGGACTTCACCGAGCATAGCAAAGTTTTCGAGATCGCCCGAGCAGGCAAAGGACTCGCGCCTTTTGTTCTCGCCGGGGCAGCCGCTATTGATTCTGAGAGACAGCAAGTCCTGGAAGCCCACGGCGGAAAGTTTGTCGTTCTCGACACCCAGAAGGATGAGCCCCGTTTCGATTGGCCGTCTATTCTCTCTGTCCTCCATGACGAAGGCTTAGACAGCGTCATGAtcgaaggaggaggccaggtTATCAATTCGCTACTGAGTCCCGAATACCACCAAGTCGTCGATGCGGTCATTTTGACCCTTGCACCCACTTGGCTTGGACGCGGTGGCGTTGTCGTTTCCCCTGACCGCGTCCACACCTCGGAGGGCACGCCCATGCCTGCTGCACGACTGGCCGATGCAGCGTGGCATCAGTTTGGAGAGGACATTGTTCTTTGCGGCAAACTCAGGCGAGGCGACTAG
- a CDS encoding Putative purine-cytosine permease, giving the protein MSSWTSTTQKETAETYDMESQSPVSKTHGGIAQLSTVQDGEVCRKDGGRTPKWYQRLLDAGVEENGIHPVPLEARTNTNYSNLFTVFFTSLLCLLPIPTAFMGIAGSYTGLRQLVQARYSFGYYLVSIPLLLNAATVTGFSLSSSIVGGQTLAAVNPGHIDVKVGIVIACLVSFAASFVGYRALHMWERWQWLPNLVAIVIAVGFGGKHLWKQAETPPPTAAQILNYGGLMAGYFITFGGTASDFTAYHDPNKTTKQVASTPLMSGWDAYGIGGVMAAMLTPAGGFGKFVLVVLALSVIGNIATSMYSAALCMQQMLPIFAKVPRIVFVVVALSIMIPMAIRAADAWADSLGNFLGLIGYWAGCFDAVIIEELVLFRRMDYDSYDHAAWNVARMLPSGLAAIGASVLSFGLTIPGMDQAWFTGPIARTTGDIGFISAFVLTAIFYAPFRWLEVRKRGRV; this is encoded by the exons ATGTCCTCTTGGACTTCGACAACGCAGAAGGAAACGGCAGAGACGTACGACATGGAGAGTCAATCTCCCGTCTCCAAGACCCATGGTGGCATTGCTCAGTTGTCGACAGTCCAGGATGGCGAGGTATGCCGCAAAGACGGCGGTCGAACTCCAAAATGGTATCAACGGCTGcttgatgccggcgtcgaggagaaTGGAATTCATCCTGTGCCTCTCGAGGCGCGGACCAATACCAACTACAGCAACCTCTTCACCGTTTTCTTCACCAGCTTGCTTTGCTTGCTGCC GATCCCAACGG CATTCATGGGCATTGCTGGCTCCTATACTGGATTGAGACAGCTCGTCCAGGCCAGATACTCCTTTGG GTATTACCTCGTTTCTattcccctcctcctcaacgccgCTACCGTAACCggcttctccctctcctcctcaatAGTTGGGGGTCAGACACTCGCAGCCGTCAACCCGGGCCATATCGACGTTAAGGttggcatcgtcatcgcATGCCTCGTCAGTTTCGCCGCTTCTTTCGTCGGGTACCGCGCACTTCACATGTGGGAGCGTTGGCAGTGGCTTCCTAATCTGGTCGCGATAGTCATTGCCGTGGGCTTCGGTGGAAAACACTTGTGGAAGCAGGCCGAGACGCCCCCGCCAACAGCAGCTCAGATCCTCAACTATGGAGGTCTCATGGCGGGATATTTCATCACCTTTGGCGGCACAGCATCGGATTTTACCGCATACCACGACCCCAATAAGACCACCAAGCAAGTTGCATCTACCCCCCTGATG TCAGGATGGGACGCCTATGGCATTGGGGGCGTCATGGCAGCCATGTTAACCCCTGCTGGCGGTTTTGGCAAGTTTGTGCTCGTGGTCCTTGCGTTGAGTGTTATCGGCAACATTGCAACCTCAATGTACTCAGCCGCTCTCTGTATGCAGCAGATGCTTCCGATCTTCGCAAAGGTTCCTCGGATTGTttttgtcgtcgtcgccttgaGCATCATGATACCGATGGCCATTCGCGCAGCCGACGCATGGGCCGATTCACTTGGAAACTTTCTGGGCCTGATCGGGTACTGGGCCGGTTGCTTTGATGCGGTCATCATTGAGGAGCTGGTGCTGTTTCGCCGGATGGACTACGACTCATATGATCATGCCGCGTGGAATGTCGCCCGCATGCTGCCTTCGGGCCTCGCTGCCATCGGCGCAAGCGTGTTGAGCTTCGGGCTCACAATACCAGGGATGGACCAGGCGTGGTTCACGGGACCGATTGCGAGGACGACGGGAGATATTGGCTTCATTTCGGCGTTTGTGCTGACGGCGATTTTCTATGCTCCATTCAGGTGGCTGGAGGTCAGAAAGCGAGGGCGCGTCTGA
- a CDS encoding Putative cytochrome P450: protein MADSDRSNSAWTTTLICLAIVFLLLFVKPRSSRSHPPLPPGPPGEFLLGHLRVIPKEQTAEAYAKWARVYNLRLADESLESDVIHVKSLGQSMIVLNSIEAAKDLLDRRGANYCDRPRFTLFEVMGWGKTLTFLPFGPRWQMHRKLLQTSFSNTNVRQWYPLQVTEARKSVRNIIYSPEKWEMSMKRFAVAVVLKVSYGIDVQDDSDPYVKIAEDAMYATGNGGIPANSIVDIFPPARHLPDWLIRDGSLKFAREWGWAIQKLHDTPFAVVKDELARGKDSPSFAHTLLERYTSNAKKGLDNEWSLDDIKGAAGAIFIAGADTTWATIVVFVLNMVLNPEIQEKAQALIDRVVGHDRLPDLSDRPSLQYVDHIVQEVYRWSPLAPLGIPHKSLENDVYNGMFIPKGSLVFFNSRAMTQDERIYQDPRSFNPDRYRPQSSGGHGEPLPLGQFGFGRRVCIGRFLADNSVWIVVATMLATLNIRKKIGADGQVIEPNIAFTNGGTW, encoded by the exons ATGGCAGACTCCGACCGCAGTAACTCGGCCTGGACGACAACACTGATTTGTCTTGCCATCGtattccttcttcttttcgttAAGCCGCGATCCTCTCGGTCACATCCGCCTCTTCCACCGGGTCCTCCAGGAGAGTTTCTCCTTGGCCACCTCCGCGTTATACCCAAAGAACAGACTGCTGAAGCATACGCGAAATGGGCCAGGGTATACA ACCTTCGTTTGGCTGATGAATCCCTAGAGTCGGATGTCATTCACGTCAAGTCCCTTGGTCAGTCCATGATCGTACTCAACAGTATTGAGGCTGCCAAGGATCTCCTCGACCGGAGGGGAGCCAACTACTGCGACAGACCCAGATTCACCCTCTTCGAGGT CATGGGTTGGGGCAAGACGCTGACCTTTCTCCCCTTCGGCCCCCGCTGGCAGATGCACCGAAAGCTGCTGCAGACCTCTTTCAGTAATACCAACGTCCGTCAGTGGTACCCTCTGCAGGTTACAGAGGCCCGTAAGTCCGTCCGCAATATCATCTACAGCCCCGAGAAGTGGGAAATGTCCATGAAAAG AtttgccgttgccgttgttcTCAAAGTGAGCTACGGCATCGATGTGCAGGATGACAGTGACCCCTACGTCAAGATTGCCGAAGATGCTATGTATGCGACTGGAAACGGTGGGATTCCCGCTAACAGCATCGTCGACATCTTTCCCCCCG CTCGTCATTTGCCTGACTGGCTGATTCGAGACGGATCGCTGAAATTTGCGCGAGAATGGGGATGGGCCATACAAAAGCTGCATGATACACCGTTCGCAGTTGTAAAAGACGAACTG GCTCGTGGCAAGGACAGCCCGTCCTTCGCGCACACGTTGTTGGAAAGGTATACATCCAACGCCAAGAAGGGCCTCGACAACGAATGGTCACTTGACGACATCAAGGGGGCGGCAGGCGCTATCTTCATCGCAGGGGCAGACACG ACTTGGGCCACCATTGTTGTTTTCGTCTTGAACATGGTGCTAAACCCCGAGATCCAGGAGAAGGCTCAGGCGTTGATCGACCGGGTTGTCGGACACGACAGGTTACCCGATCTCTCAGACAGACCATCCCTTCAATACGTTGACCATATTGTCCAGGAGGTCTACAG GTGGTCGCCGTTGGCACCGTTAGGCATTCCCCATAAGTCCCTCGAGAACGACGTCTATAACGGCATGTTCATCCCGAAAGG GTCGCTTGTCTTTTTCAACTCACGCGCCATGACTCAGGATGAGAGGATATACCAGGACCCCAGGTCTTTCAACCCAGACAGATACCGGCCACAATCGTCTGGGGGCCATGGTGAGCCCTTGCCACTTGGGCAGTTTGGCTTTGGGCGCCGAGTCTGTATTGGGCGGTTTCTGGCCGATAACAGTGTTTGGATTGTTGTCGCTACAATGCTTGCTACGCTCAATATCCGCAAGAAAATCGGAGCAGATGGCCAAGTCATTGAGCCCAACATTGCCTTCACCAACGGTGGAACCTGGTGA
- a CDS encoding Putative ribokinase/fructokinase, carbohydrate kinase PfkB, with translation MAPFKTPQITVLGSLNIDLTSYVPHHPLPGETLTSNSVVISPGGKGANQAVACAKLSRSRDAPNDTAAESASVSMIGAVGSDSYGDLLLKNLGEHGVRTDRIAVGDDLKTGMAIIVVDEPTGQNRIILAPEANHAVTPDKFGALPETLDPKPDLLVMQLEVPLETVLAALRSAKAAAVPVLLNPAPAQRLPDEAYDGLAHLVVNETEAAILSGCDESELDTPDGLKRVGEWFMAKKVRNVIITLGGRGVYYTNQDGAAELVSAQKVKVVDTTAAGDTFVGSYCVAAVNAQAKGEAFDISVAIMNANRAAAKTVERKGAQTSIPWRDELQ, from the coding sequence ATGGCACCCTTCAAGACCCCCCAGATCACCGTTCTCGGCTCCCTGAACATCGATCTGACGTCCTATGTCCCCCACCACCCCCTGCCGGGCGAGACCCTCACCTCCAACTCCGTCGTCATCTCTCCGGGAGGCAAGGGTGCGAACCAGGCCGTCGCCTGTGCCAAGCTCTCGCGCTCTCGCGATGCCCCCAACGACACTGCCGCCGAGTCCGCTTCCGTTTCCATGATCGGCGCTGTCGGCAGCGACTCGTACGGCGACCTTCTCCTGAAGAACCTCGGCGAGCACGGCGTCCGCACCGACCGCatcgccgttggcgacgaccTCAAGACCGGCATGGCCATCATCGTTGTAGACGAGCCTACCGGCCAAAACCGCATCATCCTCGCACCCGAAGCCAACCACGCCGTTACCCCGGACAAGTTCGGCGCCCTCCCTGAAACCCTCGATCCCAAGCCCGACCTGCTGGTGATGCAGCTTGAGGTGCCCCTCGAgaccgtcctcgccgccctgcgcTCCGCAAAGGCTGCCGCAGTCCCCGTCCTCCTAAACCCGGCCCCCGCCCAGCGTCTCCCCGACGAGGCATATGACGGACTGGCCCACCTCGTTGTCaacgagaccgaggccgccatcctcTCCGGCTGCGACGAGTCCGAGCTCGACACCCCCGATGGCCTTAAGCGCGTCGGCGAGTGGTTcatggccaagaaggtcCGCAACGTCATCATCACccttggcggccgcggcgtctACTACACCAACCaggacggtgccgccgagcttgtcTCGGCACAGAAGGTCAAGGTCGTTGACACCactgccgccggcgacacCTTTGTCGGCTCTTACtgcgttgccgccgtcaacgcccaggccaagggcgaggcCTTTGACATCTCCGTGGCCATTATGAACGCCaaccgcgccgccgccaagacgGTCGAACGCAAGGGCGCGCAAACTTCCATTCCTTGGAGGGATGAGCTGCAGTAA
- a CDS encoding Putative ubiquitin-conjugating enzyme E2, ubiquitin-conjugating enzyme/RWD, producing MTSLRMGSMPSLRRQHLLAEFAGLKQACPEGVFVSLTPGDPMLWSGVMFVRHGPYATAILRFQISFPDTYPRLPPLVTFSTDMFHPLITPLTTYMYTTDIQDNGTVSATDAERLPPGGFSLRHGFPAWFGRGSRSNAGSRQVSGQQQPPATPAKHGASSTATTPSSKATPLGGRPGYLDTSRRDVSTYEVLRYIRSTFDDESVLDSVPLEAAGNPGAWHAWRTRQRQAGKVFIGDPVPQEREDEETGPGDSAEGKRDQEEKNEENPPAPPAPETKPASSEFAIARKPISIGSSAAAVPRKPGDWNWEGVWEDRVQKGIIASLSEAVLYGAASVGGDDLINFLPMEESDVKLTVGNLLRTLGKSGAATPEKRSSMQSVPATE from the exons ATGACGAGTCTACGAATGGGCAGCATGCCGTCACTGAGACGGCAGCACCTCCTTGCCGAATT TGCCGGCCTGAAACAGGCTTGTCCCGAAGGTGTCTTTGTGAGCCTAACCCCTGGGGACCCGATGTTGTGGTCAGGAGTCATGTTCGTGAGGCATG GACCTTATGCCACGGCTATCCTCAGATTTCAAATATCATTTCCGGATACTTACCCACGCCTGCCGCCACTCGTTACCTTTTCAACAGACATGTTCCATCCCTTGATAACACCATTGACGACATACATGTACACCACCGACATCCAGGACAACGGCACCGTCAgcgccaccgacgccgagcgtCTTCCACCCGGCGGCTTCAGCCTGCGACACGGATTCCCGGCATGGTTTGGGAGGGGCAGCCGGAGCAATGCGGGAAGCAGACAGGTCAGCGGCCAGCAACAACCGCCCGCAACGCCCGCCAAGCACGGCGCGTCCAGCaccgcgacgacgccgagctcaaAGGCCACGCCATTGGGTGGCCGGCCGGGGTATCTTGACACGTCGAGGCGGGACGTTTCAACGTACGAGGTCTTGCGGTACATCCGGAGCAcgttcgacgacgagagcgtGCTGGACTCGGTGCCACTTGAGGCGGCGGGGAATCCTGGTGCTTGGCATGCGTGGCGGACGCGTCAGcggcaggcaggcaaggtgTTTATCGGTGACCCCGTTCCtcaagagagagaagacgaggaaaCGGGGCCCGGGGACAGTGCCGAGGGGAAAAGGGACCAGGAGGAGAAAAATGAGGAGAatcctcctgctcctcctgcGCCAGAGACGAAACCGGCCAGCAGTGAGTTCGCCATTGCGAGGAAGCCTATCAGCATCGGTAGTTCTGCCGCTGCGGTTCCTAGGAAGCCCGGAGACTGGAACTGGGAAGGCGTGTGGGAAGACCGAGTGCAGAAGGGCATCATCGCCTCTCTTTCGGAGGCGGTTCTTTACGGAGCGGCGTCGGTAGGCGGCGATGACCTT ATCAACTTTCTTCCGATGGAGGAGAGTGATGTGAAACTCACCGTAGGTAACTTGCTGCGCACATTGGGGAAAAGCGGCGCTGCGACCCCTGAAAAACGTAGTAGCATGCAGAGCGTGCCTGCGACGGAATGA